The Manis javanica isolate MJ-LG chromosome 2, MJ_LKY, whole genome shotgun sequence genome contains a region encoding:
- the EXOSC2 gene encoding exosome complex component RRP4 isoform X1, translating to MAMEMRLPVARKPLSESLSRETKKHLVVPGDTITTDTGFMRGHGTYMGEEKLIASVAGSVERVNKLICVKALKTRYNGEVGDIVVGRITEVQQKRWKVETNSRLDSVLLLSSMNLPGGELRRRSAEDELAMRGFLQEGDLISAEVQAVFSDGAVSLHTRSLKYGKLGQGVLVRVSPSLVKRQKTHFHDLPCGASVILGNNGFVWIYPTREHKEEDAGGFTANLEPVSLADREVISRLRNCIVSLVTQRMMLYDTSILYCYEASLPHQIKDILKPEIMEEIVMETRQRLLEQEG from the exons ATGGCGATGGAGATGAGGCTTCCTGTTGCTCGCAAGCCTCTTAGCGAAAGCCTGAGCCGCGAGACTAAGAAACACCTGGTGGTGCCGGGGGACACGATCACCACGGACACGGGCTTCATGCG GGGCCATGGAACTTACATGGGGGAAGAGAAGCTCATTGCATCTGTGGCTGGCTCTGTGGAGAGAGTAAACAAATTGATCTGTGTGAAAGCTTTGAAAACCAG ATATAATGGTGAAGTAGGAGACATTGTAGTGGGGAGGATCACCGAG GTTCAGCAGAAGAGGTGGAAGGTGGAGACCAACTCTCGGCTGGATTCAGTCTTGCTTCTGTCATCCATGAACCTTCCTGGAGGAGAGCTG AGGAGGAGGTCTGCAGAAGATGAACTGGCAATGAGAGGCTTCTTGCAGGAGGGGGACCTTATCAGC GCTGAGGTCCAGGCAGTGTTCTCTGACGGAGCTGTCTCTCTGCACACGAGGAGTCTGAAATACGGAAAA CTAGGTCAGGGTGTTCTGGTCCGGGTTTCCCCCTCCCTGGTGAAACGGCAGAAGACTCACTTCCATGACTTGCCATGCGGTGCCTCGGTGATTCTGGGTAACAACGGCTTCGTCTGGATCTACCCAACACGTGAACACAAAGAAGAGGATGCAGGGGGCTTCACTGCAAACCTGGAG CCTGTCTCCCTCGCCGATCGAGAGGTGATCTCCCGGCTTCGGAACTGCATCGTCTCCCTGGTAACTCAGAGGATGATGCTGTATGATACCAGTATCCTGTACTGCTATGAGGCATCCCTTCCACATCAG ATCAAAGACATCCTAAAGCCAGAAATAATGGAGGAGATAGTGATGGAAACTCGCCAGAGGCTTTTAGAACAGGAGGGATAA
- the EXOSC2 gene encoding exosome complex component RRP4 isoform X2 has translation MGEEKLIASVAGSVERVNKLICVKALKTRYNGEVGDIVVGRITEVQQKRWKVETNSRLDSVLLLSSMNLPGGELRRRSAEDELAMRGFLQEGDLISAEVQAVFSDGAVSLHTRSLKYGKLGQGVLVRVSPSLVKRQKTHFHDLPCGASVILGNNGFVWIYPTREHKEEDAGGFTANLEPVSLADREVISRLRNCIVSLVTQRMMLYDTSILYCYEASLPHQIKDILKPEIMEEIVMETRQRLLEQEG, from the exons ATGGGGGAAGAGAAGCTCATTGCATCTGTGGCTGGCTCTGTGGAGAGAGTAAACAAATTGATCTGTGTGAAAGCTTTGAAAACCAG ATATAATGGTGAAGTAGGAGACATTGTAGTGGGGAGGATCACCGAG GTTCAGCAGAAGAGGTGGAAGGTGGAGACCAACTCTCGGCTGGATTCAGTCTTGCTTCTGTCATCCATGAACCTTCCTGGAGGAGAGCTG AGGAGGAGGTCTGCAGAAGATGAACTGGCAATGAGAGGCTTCTTGCAGGAGGGGGACCTTATCAGC GCTGAGGTCCAGGCAGTGTTCTCTGACGGAGCTGTCTCTCTGCACACGAGGAGTCTGAAATACGGAAAA CTAGGTCAGGGTGTTCTGGTCCGGGTTTCCCCCTCCCTGGTGAAACGGCAGAAGACTCACTTCCATGACTTGCCATGCGGTGCCTCGGTGATTCTGGGTAACAACGGCTTCGTCTGGATCTACCCAACACGTGAACACAAAGAAGAGGATGCAGGGGGCTTCACTGCAAACCTGGAG CCTGTCTCCCTCGCCGATCGAGAGGTGATCTCCCGGCTTCGGAACTGCATCGTCTCCCTGGTAACTCAGAGGATGATGCTGTATGATACCAGTATCCTGTACTGCTATGAGGCATCCCTTCCACATCAG ATCAAAGACATCCTAAAGCCAGAAATAATGGAGGAGATAGTGATGGAAACTCGCCAGAGGCTTTTAGAACAGGAGGGATAA